From Amphiura filiformis unplaced genomic scaffold, Afil_fr2py scaffold_134, whole genome shotgun sequence, one genomic window encodes:
- the LOC140145100 gene encoding arrestin domain-containing protein 3-like — protein MGKLKVFEVVFNDEDPLYRAGDLVSGHVRLLLSEPKDAVRGICIKFKGYSKTYWKEKETSGVDESERTRSVTYLSKEFYFHEQLIILGKDETATDGNAAKIVLHAGEHLFPFSFRIPIKPLPHPFEGFYGQVRYKVTAKIDRPAKSHYKTQTLFCIIGAGIDLNTKPDSQIPSIGEDEKSVCCMCCVTGPIKVSAQTNKSGYVPGEFIWVSGVIQNQSSREVIDVTAKLVQTVICVARREVSGRPHTRSQVRVISKVKCEGCDEYSKVSFSRKPLLIPSCPPSGLIACGLIDIQYHVKFDADIGRTPLDTYIYLPITIGTVPRSSSNAVWSPRNGEVITQQPSATARQLQLVARYESSCEGPQSIPNKYGYTFGKLMFAPKYPMYNFSLPDPDNEPPCTCRPDQILFNL, from the exons ATGGGGAAGCTTAAAGTTTTTGAAGTAGTTTTTAATGATGAAGATCCTCTGTATCGAGCAGGAGACTTAGTATCAGGACATGTAAGACTACTTTTATCAGAGCCTAAAGACGCCGTGCGTG GAATTTGTATCAAATTCAAAGGTTATTCTAAGACATATTGGAAGGAGAAGGAGACCTCAGGCGTGGACGAAAGCGAGCGAACCCGATCTGTCACCTATCTATCCAAAGAATTTTACTTCCACGAACAACTTATCATTCTAGGCAAAG ATGAAACAGCAACAGACGGCAATGCAGCCAAGATTGTATTACACGCCGGAGAACATTTATTTCCTTTTAGTTTTCGAATTCCCATTAAACCGTTACCACACCCATTTGAAGGGTTCTACGGACAGGTCCGATATAAAGTCACTGCTAAGATCGACAGGCCTGCTAAATCACATTACAAGACTCAAACTCTATTTTGCATCATTGGAGCTGGTATTGATCTTAACACAAAACCTGATTCCCAG ATACCGTCAATCGGAGAAGATGAGAAATCCGTGTGTTGTATGTGCTGTGTAACCGGCCCTATCAAAGTATCGGCTCAAACAAATAAGAGTGGCTATGTGCCTGGAGAATTTATCTGGGTTTCCGGAGTTATACAGAATCAAAGTAGTCGAGAGGTTATAGATGTTACAGCCAAGTTAGTACAG ACAGTGATCTGCGTGGCTAGACGTGAGGTTAGTGGTCGACCACACACACGATCCCAAGTAAGAGTTATTTCTAAAGTCAAATGTGAAGGCTGTGATGAGTATTCCAAAGTTTCATTTTCTCGGAAGCCTCTCCTGATCCCATCATGCCCACCTTCTGGCCTCATAGCGTGTGGACTCATTGATATCCAATATCATGTTAAG TTTGATGCAGATATTGGGCGCACGCCATTGGATACTTACATCTATTTGCCGATCACTATAGGGACTGTACCACGCAGCAGCTCCAATGCCGTATGGTCACCGCGGAATGGTGAAGTAATCACGCAACAACCCTCAG CTACAGCAAGACAACTTCAACTAGTTGCAAGATATGAATCTTCATGCGAAGGACCGCAATCAATACCTAATAAATATGGCTATACTTTTGGAAAACTAATGTTTGCACCCAAGTACCCAATGTACAACTTTTCCCTTCCGGATCCAGATAATGAGCCTCCATGTACATGTCGTCCGGACCAGATCCTGTTTAACTTGTAG